The Candidatus Bealeia paramacronuclearis DNA segment CGGCCAATAAAGTCAAAGGAATTCGTGCCGCTCTTTGCGGAGATTCTGAAACGGCCAAAGGCGCACGCATTTGGAACGACGCTAATGTCCTTTGTCTTTCTAACCGGCTTTTGAGTGAAGATTTGGCCCAAGAAATCTTAGAAGCCTGGTTTTTGGTTTGTGACGGAACTCAAGGAGAAGAGAGAGCTCTTGCGATTAACATGTTTGAAGAGCGCAGCTAAATTTATAGAATGCTACGCTCTTCAAGGTGTAGGATTAATTATTTTTTAGTTTGGAAGGGATGTCTCCGTCGATTTTTTCATCGCCTAAGACAACATTAAAGAATTTAGCCAAAGATGAAGAGGGAAGATCTAATTTATCAGTCACAAAGAAATTTTTAGTATCTCTTATTTCTTTAGTATCATTCTGACTTTTTACAAAAATATCTATTATTGTGGGGTACAATACCCTGGTCGTCAAAGATAATACAATAATTTGCTGATCTC contains these protein-coding regions:
- a CDS encoding RpiB/LacA/LacB family sugar-phosphate isomerase, with the protein product MKIALTTDEIFPIHQVIFDELKKRGHDVVLFGAFQTQKEEPWVKCALEAAQAIQKGDCEEGIFFCWTGTGISIAANKVKGIRAALCGDSETAKGARIWNDANVLCLSNRLLSEDLAQEILEAWFLVCDGTQGEERALAINMFEERS